The genomic window ATGTTTCGTTTATGGCTGTTTTTTGTTCAGATATGTAGTGTATGTTGAGTTGATCAAAGGCATCTAACACAATTTGATCAAATGTCATTTTATCCATGCATCGGGTCGTGATATGGTTTTCATACAGTTGATTCAATTTATTGATTAATAGGGTGGACTTTCCACATCCTGAATTGCCATAAACAACGATTTGTTTTCCTGGTGTGCGCAATGCATCGACTAGTTTATTGTTTACTTCCTGCCGCTCAACGAATGTCAGCTTTGCGGGTACCGTTGGGGTAAATATTTCGAATACGTTCACATCGGTCATCTATATTCCTTTCGTTATCTTTTTTGGTTATTTATATACGTTTGATTGATCTCCAGTCAAATTTTACCTGTTATTAATTAACAGGTTGAAGTTGATATTCCCTTTTGCGCGAAGCGCACCCAAAAAGTTTAGGAAAAGAGGGGGATTGGGGGTCTGGGGAAAAGGGGAGAAAGAACCCTTTTCAAAGGGTTTTTCTCCCCTTTTCCCCCAGCCGCCGGAGGCATCTCTCTGTTTTGTTTTAGTTGACATTTGGCACATTTTTTTGCATTTTTGTTTTTTATAAGTGAACAACAAGAGACGCAAATGAAAAGAGACACACGGTGTTGGCAGTTATCGGGTCATTGGGTTGGGCGTGTGGGCCTGCTTGCATCTCGGGGGGCTTTTGAATTGCCGCTTTCTGGGGAGTCGGTCCCGGCGGGGTTTCCTTCTCCGGCGGAGGAGTATCTGGAGACGCCTTTGGATTTGAATGCGTATGTTGCGCCCCGTCCGGAGGCGACCTTTTTTGTTCGGGCTTCTGGTGATTCGATGATTGGTGCCGGGATTTATCATGACGATATTTTGGTGGTGGACCGTTCGCAACAGCCGCAACAGGGGAATGTGGTCATTGCTTTTTTGGACGGTGAATTCACCGTGAAGCGACTTGCCAGAAGCTGTGATGGTGATCTTGTTCTTGCTCCGGAAAATCCTGAATTTTCACCGATTTTGCTGACTCCGGAAACCGATTTTGAAATATGGGGCGTGGTACGCCACGTGATCCATAAGGTGTAGCCGTGACGGAGTATGCCTTAATTGACTGCAACAATTTTTATGCCTCGTGCGAAAGAGCGTTTCGGCCTGATTTGCGGAATCGGCCGATTGTGGTGCTGTCGAACAATGACGGTTGTATTATTGCTCGATCCAATGAAGTGAAGGCCTTGGGGATTGAAATGGGGATACCGTATTTCAAGTGCAAGGCGCAACTCGATCGACAGGGTGTGACGGCTTTTTCGTCGAATTACACGCTGTATGGGGACATGTCGGCACGGGTGATGCGTGTGCTGCAACGGTTTTGTCCCGCAGTCGAAATGTATTCAATTGATGAGGCATTTGTTGATCTTACCGGCGTGCCGGGCGGTGCCCTTGCTTTTTCTCGGCATCTCAAAGCCACGGTGGAAAACTGGACCGGCATTCCCGTGTCAATTGGGATCGGTGCCACCAAAACGCTGGCGAAAGTTGCCAATCGTTTTGCCAAAAAAGAATCCCGCTGTCGGGGAGTCTTTGATCTCATTCGTAGCCCCGAACCTGATCGAGTCTTGCGGTGGACCGACATCGGTGACGTGTGGGGGATCGGCCGTCGTCACGCCAAAAGACTTCGCTCGTTTGATGTCCAGACAGCCTTTGATTTCAAGCAATTATCTCGTGATTGGGTTAAAAGGAAAATGACTGTTACCGGGCTGCACACCTTGTTGGAATTGCGAGGTTTTCCCTGTCACGAATTTGCAGCCGGGCCAGTGCCCAAAAAGACGATTGTTTCCTCTCGATCCTTTGGCCATCCTGTCACGCGGTTGGAGCATCTTTTGGAAGCAACAGCCCAATATTGTACCCGTGCAGCCGAGAAATTGCGGCGGCAAAAGTCGGTCACATCCACTGTGCTTGTCTTTCTTGAGACCAATACGTTCAAACCCGGTCAGCCGCAGTATTCCAACACGATGTCCATTCCGTTGCAGGTCTCGACAGCGCATACACCAACGCTTATCCGAGCCGCGCAGTCCGGGATCGATCATATCTATCGGGAGGGCTATGCCTTCAAGAAATGCGGTGTCATTTTGTCCGGTCTGGAGCCGGTTAACGGGCGGTGGCTCAGTCTTTTGGATTTGCCGCCGGATGCACATGATCGACACGCCCCGATCATGGAAGCAATGGATACGTGCAACGCGCGTTGGGGACGAGACACGCTCAAGTTCGCAGCCGTAGGTATCAACGGAAGTTGGCGTATGAAACGGGAGTTGTGTTCCCAACGGTACACCACCGCCTGGAAAGAACTTCTGGTGGTCAAAGCGTAAGGTCTGGCTGCGGAATGTTGTTTGAATGTAGATGGTTGGAAGTGTAAGGTTGGGGAGGGAATGCCTACCGGCGGTCTCCTTCGGAGAGACCAGGACGCCGTCCTGGACCTGCCAAAGGCCGAGGGCCTTTGGAATCCCATGTCGCCTTTCGGCGAGGGG from Pseudodesulfovibrio sp. JC047 includes these protein-coding regions:
- the umuD gene encoding translesion error-prone DNA polymerase V autoproteolytic subunit; the protein is MKRDTRCWQLSGHWVGRVGLLASRGAFELPLSGESVPAGFPSPAEEYLETPLDLNAYVAPRPEATFFVRASGDSMIGAGIYHDDILVVDRSQQPQQGNVVIAFLDGEFTVKRLARSCDGDLVLAPENPEFSPILLTPETDFEIWGVVRHVIHKV
- a CDS encoding Y-family DNA polymerase, with protein sequence MTEYALIDCNNFYASCERAFRPDLRNRPIVVLSNNDGCIIARSNEVKALGIEMGIPYFKCKAQLDRQGVTAFSSNYTLYGDMSARVMRVLQRFCPAVEMYSIDEAFVDLTGVPGGALAFSRHLKATVENWTGIPVSIGIGATKTLAKVANRFAKKESRCRGVFDLIRSPEPDRVLRWTDIGDVWGIGRRHAKRLRSFDVQTAFDFKQLSRDWVKRKMTVTGLHTLLELRGFPCHEFAAGPVPKKTIVSSRSFGHPVTRLEHLLEATAQYCTRAAEKLRRQKSVTSTVLVFLETNTFKPGQPQYSNTMSIPLQVSTAHTPTLIRAAQSGIDHIYREGYAFKKCGVILSGLEPVNGRWLSLLDLPPDAHDRHAPIMEAMDTCNARWGRDTLKFAAVGINGSWRMKRELCSQRYTTAWKELLVVKA